A single window of Leptospira semungkisensis DNA harbors:
- a CDS encoding M14 family zinc carboxypeptidase — protein MSGFVRFFFSLFCFQAFLLSCSLRETIPARPLNDPAYNALLKIEKNYKDEFQRITEGKIPFSYMEKDVSYAVLPKEELKLYGFPREGISISRSLPFKYYSGNYQDALSESVFALGDIRKGYKDNVLNSHYLFWVSRLFPDHSSFRIIGRSSRGREIPAIVLTDLHVPDEKKISVLFNCAHHSNEVVSIEHCYDVIYEILVFKRKNADLLSKLKIWVVPIVNPDGSRIFWHENLAMGRKNGRGPFSDKEHLGVDINRNYPFEWGKTKSNQTSSVPSSVFYRGPFPASEPETQAMMSLAEKERFAASISYHAFANCLLVPYTIDGTVNPEPDLVWDLGERIASAVESKNPVRKFSARKNIYGVDGVDQDYYFFKYGTLAYLLESSHLNPPYADVAKIMESLRPAWSLVLEEILEGNKLYFKVRDDSGHPLSANIIYENLNFYHGETRNSRKEDGIFFQTFPYMKKIRVRVQKDGYETLYWEGNTWKFWRPVDLVMKKIHPAD, from the coding sequence GTGTCCGGTTTCGTTAGGTTTTTTTTCTCTTTATTCTGTTTCCAAGCGTTTCTACTCTCTTGTTCTCTACGAGAGACCATTCCCGCTAGGCCTTTAAATGATCCGGCTTACAACGCTCTTCTTAAGATCGAAAAGAATTATAAGGATGAATTCCAAAGGATCACAGAAGGGAAGATTCCTTTTTCGTATATGGAAAAAGACGTTTCGTATGCGGTACTTCCTAAGGAAGAGCTGAAACTCTACGGATTTCCGAGAGAAGGGATCAGCATCTCTAGAAGTTTGCCTTTTAAATATTATTCGGGGAATTATCAGGACGCTTTATCCGAATCGGTGTTTGCGTTAGGCGATATTAGGAAGGGCTATAAGGATAATGTATTAAATTCTCATTATCTGTTTTGGGTGAGCAGATTATTTCCGGATCATTCTTCTTTTAGGATTATAGGAAGATCGAGTCGCGGGAGAGAGATTCCTGCAATCGTTCTGACGGATCTTCATGTTCCAGACGAAAAAAAGATCTCAGTTCTATTCAACTGCGCTCATCATTCTAATGAAGTGGTTTCCATCGAACATTGTTATGATGTGATTTACGAGATACTTGTATTTAAGAGAAAGAATGCCGACCTTCTTTCCAAACTAAAGATCTGGGTGGTGCCTATCGTGAATCCGGACGGTTCTCGTATTTTTTGGCATGAGAATTTAGCTATGGGAAGAAAGAACGGAAGAGGACCTTTTTCCGATAAGGAACATTTGGGCGTGGATATAAATCGCAATTATCCTTTTGAATGGGGAAAGACCAAGTCCAATCAAACTTCCTCGGTGCCTAGTAGTGTTTTTTATAGAGGTCCTTTTCCTGCCTCTGAGCCCGAGACCCAGGCTATGATGTCTTTAGCGGAGAAAGAGAGATTTGCAGCTTCTATCAGTTATCATGCATTTGCGAATTGTTTATTGGTGCCGTATACGATAGACGGTACTGTGAATCCGGAACCGGATCTTGTATGGGACTTGGGAGAAAGGATTGCGAGTGCGGTGGAGAGTAAGAACCCAGTGAGAAAATTCTCCGCGAGAAAGAATATCTATGGAGTGGATGGAGTCGATCAGGATTATTATTTCTTTAAGTACGGAACATTGGCCTATTTATTGGAATCTTCTCATTTAAATCCGCCTTATGCCGATGTTGCAAAGATCATGGAATCATTGCGTCCTGCATGGAGCTTGGTTTTAGAGGAAATACTAGAAGGAAATAAGTTATACTTCAAGGTAAGAGACGATTCGGGTCATCCATTGTCAGCGAATATAATTTACGAAAACTTAAACTTCTATCATGGAGAAACCAGAAACTCTCGAAAAGAGGATGGGATCTTTTTTCAAACATTTCCATACATGAAGAAAATTAGGGTAAGGGTCCAAAAAGACGGGTATGAAACACTTTATTGGGAAGGAAATACTTGGAAATTCTGGAGACCAGTGGATCTTGTAATGAAGAAAATCCATCCGGCGGATTGA
- a CDS encoding DNA-3-methyladenine glycosylase I, with protein MISFDKIQKRAAKRKGGEKILQTLLPKVSPKSKLARLSDDRVLSEMSKRIFSAGFVWKVVENKWPGFEEAFLGFDPAKLLKQPNRFWDGLESDEKIIRNAQKISAVRKNAQFVVDIAREHGSFGKFLSDWPIQDQVGLLDFLSKHGSRLGGNTGQYFLRFVGRDSFILSSDVILCLRDIGLPLSSTGKSKKDMSAIQKQFNAWAEETGLSYTHLSRICAFSIGENYSVDMEEEY; from the coding sequence ATGATCTCTTTTGACAAGATCCAAAAACGAGCAGCCAAAAGAAAAGGCGGGGAGAAGATCCTACAAACTCTTCTTCCTAAAGTAAGTCCTAAAAGCAAACTTGCTCGTCTCTCCGATGATCGAGTGCTCAGCGAAATGTCAAAGCGGATCTTTTCGGCTGGTTTTGTTTGGAAGGTTGTAGAAAATAAATGGCCAGGCTTTGAAGAGGCATTCTTAGGATTCGATCCTGCAAAATTACTCAAGCAGCCAAATCGATTTTGGGACGGCTTAGAATCGGATGAGAAGATCATTCGCAATGCGCAAAAGATCTCAGCAGTGAGAAAGAATGCGCAGTTCGTCGTGGATATTGCCCGCGAACATGGTAGTTTCGGAAAATTTTTGTCGGATTGGCCTATTCAAGATCAGGTCGGGCTTTTGGATTTTCTATCCAAACATGGATCCAGATTGGGCGGAAACACGGGGCAGTACTTCTTGCGTTTTGTAGGAAGAGATTCTTTTATTTTATCTTCAGATGTTATATTATGTTTACGTGATATAGGCCTTCCTTTGTCCTCCACTGGAAAATCCAAAAAAGATATGTCAGCAATCCAGAAACAATTCAATGCTTGGGCTGAGGAAACTGGCTTGTCGTACACTCATTTATCTCGAATTTGCGCGTTTTCCATCGGCGAAAACTATTCAGTTGATATGGAAGAAGAGTATTGA
- a CDS encoding DUF2147 domain-containing protein, whose protein sequence is MRKSLVLFVVLAAFLVGESAFADPAPVVGKWKTIDDEDGKEKSTVEVYEQGGKIYGRIASLRDPNDKDGKPKVCTKCEGADKDKPVVGLVIIKGLSADGDEYTGGTIMDPNNGKTYKCKLKAVDGGAKLNVRGFIGFALIGRTQTWMKK, encoded by the coding sequence ATGAGAAAATCACTCGTTCTATTTGTCGTTTTGGCGGCTTTCTTAGTGGGTGAATCGGCGTTTGCAGATCCAGCTCCTGTGGTCGGAAAATGGAAGACCATTGATGACGAAGACGGCAAAGAGAAGTCCACAGTAGAAGTTTATGAGCAAGGTGGAAAGATCTACGGTAGGATCGCAAGCTTAAGAGATCCAAACGACAAAGACGGAAAACCGAAAGTTTGTACCAAATGCGAAGGTGCTGACAAAGACAAACCTGTTGTCGGTTTAGTAATCATCAAAGGTTTGAGCGCTGATGGTGACGAATATACCGGAGGGACTATTATGGACCCGAACAACGGTAAAACATATAAATGTAAATTAAAGGCCGTAGACGGCGGTGCGAAATTAAATGTTCGTGGGTTTATCGGATTTGCCCTGATCGGAAGAACCCAAACCTGGATGAAGAAATAA
- a CDS encoding cell surface protein, with translation MNIFASTQTQAIAYASNVGGSFGVNAVSASFAGKISVYDQIQSLGMPTGILATDVGSGHILTSIPGNNSVQVLDIRKSNAILKTLNVGTKPGMISVDPANTDHNWLMNDGDGSGADPILCPGQPSKGSFTVIHDSTDPVIISDIHTSICIGLGPHSAASQTVSPFLAMITNQGDNTISVVDNDEDSATFLSANLLNTISLSGTPKGIVYSKYTNKFYTYLASGSGSIAVIDPTGNGNTGALGTSISNVGTKYSVLKIDSSGRYLLLSGTDTSTSPNKGLLLGVDLHTGALGTPISVSNIGFSDIQETPDGKHLLVASASTDSSTATDLLYVYSTSSLPDLSLIKSIQVGSTNQSYRTFSMNSSGTSLMGVFVPNYTDGTITVLSAGLDPIQTLLVGGNPTYTTVYSMGGGSSMGHMHGDMGDMGSMNGL, from the coding sequence ATGAACATATTCGCTTCTACACAGACCCAGGCGATAGCTTACGCTTCCAACGTTGGGGGAAGTTTCGGGGTAAATGCCGTAAGTGCTTCTTTCGCAGGGAAGATAAGTGTTTATGATCAGATACAGTCCTTAGGTATGCCTACCGGGATACTTGCGACTGACGTAGGTTCCGGACATATTCTTACTTCCATTCCTGGGAACAATAGCGTCCAGGTCCTGGATATCAGGAAATCAAATGCTATATTAAAAACACTGAATGTAGGGACTAAGCCTGGAATGATTTCAGTGGATCCTGCTAACACGGATCATAATTGGCTTATGAACGATGGAGACGGAAGCGGAGCAGATCCGATCCTCTGCCCCGGCCAACCGAGCAAGGGATCATTTACTGTGATCCACGATAGTACGGATCCCGTAATTATCAGCGATATTCACACTTCTATTTGTATCGGGTTAGGTCCTCACTCAGCGGCTTCTCAAACAGTGAGCCCGTTTCTAGCGATGATCACAAATCAGGGCGATAATACGATCAGCGTTGTTGATAACGATGAAGACTCGGCTACATTTCTAAGCGCAAATCTCTTAAATACGATTTCGCTCTCTGGAACCCCGAAAGGTATCGTTTATTCTAAATATACGAATAAGTTTTACACGTATCTAGCTTCCGGTTCCGGTAGCATTGCAGTGATCGATCCGACGGGCAACGGAAATACCGGAGCCTTAGGCACAAGCATAAGCAACGTAGGAACAAAGTATTCTGTATTAAAGATCGATTCTTCCGGACGTTATCTGCTTCTTTCAGGAACAGATACATCCACTTCTCCCAATAAGGGGCTTTTGCTTGGGGTCGATCTTCATACGGGAGCCTTGGGAACTCCGATCTCTGTTTCAAACATAGGGTTCTCGGATATCCAAGAGACGCCTGACGGCAAACATTTGTTAGTTGCTTCTGCTTCTACAGATTCGAGCACTGCAACGGATCTGCTTTATGTATATAGTACATCGAGCCTACCGGATTTGAGCCTGATCAAAAGCATTCAAGTCGGAAGCACGAATCAGTCTTATCGTACCTTCTCGATGAATTCTTCGGGAACTTCCCTTATGGGGGTCTTCGTTCCGAATTATACGGATGGCACGATCACTGTTCTAAGTGCAGGCTTGGATCCGATCCAAACCCTTTTAGTCGGAGGGAATCCTACTTATACCACCGTTTATTCGATGGGTGGAGGATCTTCGATGGGGCATATGCACGGCGACATGGGCGATATGGGTAGTATGAATGGGTTGTAA
- a CDS encoding carboxymuconolactone decarboxylase family protein translates to MSTRFNYAKVYPQVLEKMLEMENFAKSTGIEPKLYELIKIRASQINGCAFCLNMHTVDSRALGEEERRIYLLDAWRETTYYTEKEKAALELTEYVTKISEAGVPDEVYDRVRKQFDEKETIGLVIVINTINSWNRIAISTKMMPPA, encoded by the coding sequence ATGAGCACCAGATTTAACTACGCCAAAGTCTATCCACAAGTCTTAGAGAAAATGCTAGAGATGGAAAACTTTGCTAAGAGCACAGGGATCGAACCCAAACTCTATGAATTGATCAAGATCAGAGCCTCTCAGATTAACGGATGCGCATTTTGTTTGAACATGCACACTGTAGATAGTAGAGCCTTGGGCGAAGAAGAAAGAAGGATCTACCTTCTAGACGCTTGGAGAGAAACCACATACTATACCGAGAAAGAAAAAGCTGCCTTGGAATTAACCGAGTATGTGACAAAGATCTCCGAAGCAGGAGTCCCCGACGAGGTATATGACAGAGTCAGAAAGCAATTCGATGAAAAGGAAACGATCGGTCTTGTGATCGTGATCAATACGATCAACTCTTGGAATCGGATCGCAATCTCTACGAAAATGATGCCTCCAGCTTAA
- a CDS encoding LIC_11090 family protein, producing MAPSILNRVFILVLTLLFGAQSVHSAFLSVEIENMICTCNHGSSQESHAVNPEDAFFKKGDHSKLSHSSDHKMSKLPNCHSTTDKTDVHTCPCKKHDKASRASVSSSTYIKEIIYLKLNPDYSESDAFIDPNSDLAKGYFPDFLKPPKTNE from the coding sequence ATGGCACCCTCGATCCTGAATCGGGTCTTTATTCTGGTTCTCACCCTTCTATTTGGTGCCCAATCCGTCCATTCTGCCTTTCTATCTGTAGAGATAGAAAATATGATCTGCACTTGCAATCATGGATCCTCTCAAGAAAGTCATGCGGTTAACCCGGAGGATGCTTTTTTCAAGAAGGGAGATCATTCTAAGCTAAGCCATTCTTCCGATCATAAAATGTCCAAACTGCCGAATTGTCATTCAACTACCGACAAGACGGATGTCCATACCTGTCCTTGCAAAAAGCATGATAAGGCTTCTCGGGCGAGCGTTTCCTCTTCTACGTATATTAAAGAAATCATATATTTGAAATTGAATCCTGACTATTCTGAGTCGGACGCATTTATAGATCCAAATTCCGATTTAGCCAAAGGCTATTTTCCCGATTTCCTCAAACCCCCGAAAACAAACGAATAA
- a CDS encoding DUF5777 family beta-barrel protein encodes MKPSFFFRIIFFLTVLFLSKSAFSQNQSSAFMSPTLINMPSTENVGYKNLDLRFNHRFGDAQNGFKDLFGLDSGANILIGGDYGITDKISIGVARISDNKTYEFRTKARLLTQSQSSPFTVSFWGVASQDTDRQVVPLTPNIQIPSTGMPAVDSKLQQNLNQYVLSDNDKRSYMASILISRKVNQYFTLQISPTFVHRNFVKSTLDNDRWGVDVGGRLKLFRRVDFTFEAIFTKQRDYIGTDYASADRQSKIDGFQTLTGDQINANYSLPKDLAAVYLQNVILDKPVQHYSVPLSFGVDFETGGHVFQLFITDTRTLSQTKLLNGGDFDFNKRQYSVGFNIHRNFSFDEDSKKKEWDSPKKEDDIQKKEPSLPSGSENPSDKKEEKEPQS; translated from the coding sequence ATGAAACCAAGCTTCTTTTTTAGAATAATATTTTTCTTAACTGTTCTATTCTTAAGCAAATCTGCATTTTCTCAGAATCAGTCTAGCGCGTTCATGAGCCCTACTCTGATCAATATGCCTTCTACGGAGAACGTAGGATATAAGAATCTGGATCTAAGATTCAACCACAGGTTTGGAGACGCGCAGAACGGATTCAAGGATTTGTTCGGATTGGATTCCGGTGCCAATATATTGATCGGTGGAGATTACGGGATCACGGATAAAATCTCGATAGGTGTCGCAAGGATCTCGGATAATAAGACGTACGAATTTAGAACCAAGGCGAGACTTCTTACCCAATCGCAGAGTTCTCCCTTTACGGTTTCTTTCTGGGGCGTAGCATCTCAGGACACGGATCGACAGGTGGTTCCGCTTACCCCGAATATACAGATCCCAAGTACAGGAATGCCCGCAGTGGATTCTAAATTACAGCAAAACTTGAACCAATACGTTTTGAGTGACAATGATAAGCGAAGTTATATGGCCTCTATCCTGATCTCCAGAAAAGTGAACCAATACTTCACTCTCCAGATATCTCCCACTTTCGTTCATCGGAATTTCGTAAAATCAACTCTGGACAATGATCGCTGGGGAGTCGATGTGGGAGGAAGGCTAAAACTATTCAGAAGAGTAGACTTCACTTTTGAAGCGATCTTTACTAAACAGAGAGATTATATCGGGACCGACTATGCATCTGCGGATAGACAATCCAAGATCGACGGATTTCAAACATTGACCGGAGACCAGATCAACGCCAACTATTCCCTACCGAAAGATCTCGCCGCAGTATATTTACAAAACGTAATATTAGATAAACCTGTCCAACATTATTCCGTTCCTCTCAGCTTCGGTGTAGACTTCGAAACGGGAGGCCATGTTTTTCAACTTTTCATAACGGATACAAGAACTCTTTCTCAAACTAAGTTGTTGAATGGAGGAGACTTCGATTTCAACAAGAGGCAATATTCCGTCGGATTCAACATACACCGAAATTTCTCTTTCGATGAAGACAGTAAGAAAAAAGAATGGGACAGTCCGAAAAAAGAAGACGACATACAGAAGAAGGAACCTTCCCTTCCTTCCGGCTCCGAAAATCCTTCGGATAAAAAAGAGGAGAAGGAACCGCAATCTTAG
- a CDS encoding transporter: MGCKRSFLLFFLLLCFIHSPLFSQGGIFDSPSEPEKPQEEEKDHKVHKSSGKEEHKDDHLLEAPASLMGTHIHQPGKIMVEYRYMLMNMQGLYSGGQTISPMFPLNLPHATGANGGTGGNSGSSTYMMVPQRMMMEMQMANVMASITENLSVMVMIPYVRNNMEMLNGGTYLKSYMSSKGIGDIQGQLTYRFVKMEHHNLLVNFGLSLPTGSVDQRDSMGQSMGMIQAKVPYNMQPGTRTYNPSPGLTYTGNSGGFFWGSQFLANLRYGKNDNGYRFGNRYEASLWAGFKILDWMSLLGRIQYQKWDNITGIDKALDQTMDPQNDPNLQGGRRGLVFAGMNIKLPFSSETETRINVEYGTPFYQHLNGPQLGAKSVFNLTAQLVF; this comes from the coding sequence ATGGGTTGTAAGAGATCCTTCCTATTATTCTTTCTTCTTCTTTGTTTTATTCATTCTCCGCTGTTTTCGCAAGGAGGGATTTTCGATTCTCCTTCCGAGCCTGAAAAACCGCAAGAGGAGGAGAAGGACCATAAGGTCCATAAAAGTTCCGGTAAGGAAGAGCATAAGGATGATCATTTGTTGGAAGCTCCTGCAAGCTTGATGGGTACGCATATTCATCAACCCGGAAAGATAATGGTAGAATATCGTTATATGCTAATGAATATGCAAGGCCTGTACAGCGGAGGGCAAACGATCAGTCCGATGTTTCCTTTGAACCTTCCCCACGCAACCGGTGCAAATGGAGGAACCGGAGGAAATTCCGGATCTAGCACATACATGATGGTTCCTCAGAGAATGATGATGGAAATGCAGATGGCAAATGTAATGGCCTCTATAACCGAGAACCTTTCCGTCATGGTCATGATTCCGTATGTTCGGAACAATATGGAGATGCTGAATGGAGGAACTTACTTAAAGTCCTATATGAGCTCTAAAGGGATCGGAGATATACAAGGGCAACTAACGTATAGATTCGTAAAAATGGAACATCATAATCTTTTGGTCAACTTTGGACTTAGCCTTCCTACCGGTTCCGTCGACCAAAGGGATTCCATGGGACAGAGCATGGGAATGATCCAAGCCAAGGTTCCCTATAATATGCAACCTGGAACTAGGACTTATAATCCATCTCCGGGACTCACTTATACCGGTAACTCGGGTGGATTCTTTTGGGGTTCTCAATTCTTGGCCAATCTTCGCTATGGAAAGAATGATAACGGATATAGATTCGGAAATCGTTATGAAGCATCTCTCTGGGCTGGGTTCAAGATCTTGGATTGGATGTCCCTTCTCGGAAGAATTCAGTACCAGAAATGGGACAATATCACAGGAATTGATAAAGCACTGGATCAAACCATGGATCCCCAGAACGATCCGAATCTTCAAGGAGGAAGAAGAGGTCTCGTATTTGCGGGAATGAATATTAAACTTCCTTTTAGTTCGGAAACGGAAACAAGGATCAATGTGGAATATGGAACTCCTTTTTACCAACATCTGAACGGTCCTCAACTCGGAGCTAAATCAGTGTTCAACCTGACGGCTCAATTGGTTTTCTAA
- a CDS encoding DMT family transporter, giving the protein MNRYRNEFALIFCTLIWGGTFSATKLSLISVSSCLFIGIRFALAYLVFLIYIFIKQRSEGTRFPNLKENKGLYFLAFLLGFWMFLGFAFETIGLKYTTATKSGFLTGTLVVITPILQTIFWKKTPNSGNLLGVIVVMLGLFFLSSEWTEDHKFVISFRLGDVLTLCGAFFFSLYIIYVDKASKSCPLDILLLSQTLVTSVFSFGLAFLLDWSGFEPLFVRLDEKVMPALLYNALISSVGTTFLQTKYQKGISPTRAGLIFSLEPVFSAILAYFTLNETLDGTGLLGCGLILTGVVLAELLGRERSVA; this is encoded by the coding sequence ATGAACCGCTATCGAAACGAGTTCGCGCTTATTTTTTGCACTCTGATCTGGGGAGGCACTTTCTCCGCAACCAAGCTGAGTCTTATTTCCGTTTCTTCCTGTCTATTTATTGGGATCAGATTTGCCCTTGCTTATCTAGTATTTCTAATTTATATTTTTATAAAGCAAAGGTCCGAAGGTACTCGATTTCCCAATTTAAAAGAGAATAAGGGTCTCTATTTCTTGGCATTTCTTTTAGGGTTCTGGATGTTTCTGGGATTCGCTTTTGAGACTATCGGGTTGAAATATACGACTGCTACCAAGTCCGGATTTCTGACCGGAACCTTGGTTGTGATTACTCCTATCTTGCAGACTATTTTCTGGAAGAAGACGCCGAACTCTGGAAATCTTCTGGGTGTGATCGTGGTCATGCTCGGGCTTTTCTTTCTTTCCTCAGAATGGACTGAGGATCATAAATTCGTAATATCATTTCGCTTGGGAGATGTGCTTACTCTCTGCGGCGCATTTTTCTTTTCTCTCTATATTATTTATGTGGATAAGGCGAGTAAATCTTGTCCTTTAGATATTCTTCTTCTTTCTCAGACCTTGGTTACGAGCGTATTTTCTTTCGGTCTGGCGTTCCTTTTGGATTGGAGCGGATTTGAACCCTTATTCGTTCGATTGGATGAGAAGGTCATGCCTGCGTTGCTATACAATGCTTTGATCTCTTCTGTAGGAACTACATTTCTTCAGACCAAGTACCAGAAGGGAATTTCTCCTACTCGGGCGGGATTGATCTTTTCGTTGGAACCAGTCTTTTCCGCTATTCTGGCGTATTTTACTTTGAACGAGACTCTGGATGGGACTGGATTATTAGGATGTGGATTGATTCTCACAGGAGTTGTATTGGCGGAACTTTTAGGTAGAGAGAGAAGTGTCGCATAA
- a CDS encoding YceI family protein gives MNYKNRKFLLRNSFLILLALGITSRQAAENKTVLPKLKISEGKVLFRSEAPQEEIYGSGSSVSGEVDPQTGSVQIFIDIRDYKTGNHLRDAHMHENYLESDLFPKASFVGKISSYDPQSGKVAALGTFQFHGQQKENFKIEGILSPENRKFRLTSSFFILLEDYKIEIPKLLIFKLNNKVEVKTDFLLEPSE, from the coding sequence ATGAATTATAAAAATAGAAAGTTCCTTCTTCGGAATTCTTTTCTGATCTTATTGGCTCTTGGTATCACTTCCAGACAGGCTGCGGAGAACAAGACTGTACTACCAAAGCTCAAGATTTCCGAAGGAAAAGTTCTTTTTAGAAGCGAAGCACCTCAGGAAGAGATTTACGGAAGCGGTAGCTCAGTTTCGGGAGAAGTCGATCCTCAAACAGGATCCGTTCAAATCTTTATAGATATCCGAGACTATAAGACCGGGAATCATCTTAGAGATGCTCATATGCACGAAAACTATTTGGAAAGCGATCTCTTTCCCAAGGCTTCTTTTGTAGGAAAGATCTCTTCTTATGATCCTCAATCCGGAAAAGTGGCTGCCTTAGGAACTTTTCAATTCCATGGACAGCAAAAGGAAAATTTCAAAATAGAAGGCATCCTTTCCCCTGAAAATAGAAAGTTCAGGCTCACTTCTTCCTTTTTCATTCTACTCGAAGATTATAAGATAGAAATTCCAAAACTTCTAATATTCAAACTAAATAATAAAGTAGAAGTAAAGACCGACTTCCTGCTGGAACCGTCCGAATGA
- a CDS encoding formylglycine-generating enzyme family protein, with amino-acid sequence MNSFRPIHFTFLILSLAFLLAPHLLGAPDPKKPCYGKRTKGMQCIPAGEFIRGSNKYDTDEMPEQKIYISDFFMDLYEVTNEDFSRCIEDGSCKECLYNGTCDTIGPAYGEIYLKPKQPVLGVSWYTAKEYCEWAGKRLPTEAEWEKAARGPKGNLYPWGNKTANCKLAVIEEGNRKGCVSRKLNPPNLMPTAPVGSRPAGAYGLFDMAGNSWEWVQDWYSESYAACGEACSGKDPKGPCKGEESCPGFTRKTLKGGSWWWPAEYARGSKRRSHLPQNFPEYHHFGFRCAKDPG; translated from the coding sequence ATGAATTCTTTTCGACCGATTCATTTTACTTTCCTAATTCTCTCTCTCGCATTCCTACTCGCACCTCATCTTTTAGGAGCCCCCGACCCTAAGAAACCTTGCTACGGAAAAAGGACCAAAGGAATGCAATGCATTCCCGCAGGAGAATTCATTCGAGGAAGCAACAAGTACGATACGGATGAAATGCCGGAGCAAAAGATCTATATCAGCGATTTCTTCATGGATCTATACGAGGTCACAAACGAAGATTTCAGTAGATGTATCGAAGACGGATCTTGTAAGGAATGTCTGTACAATGGGACCTGCGATACGATTGGTCCCGCTTACGGTGAAATTTATTTGAAGCCAAAGCAACCGGTACTCGGAGTGAGTTGGTATACCGCAAAAGAATATTGTGAATGGGCAGGCAAACGTCTTCCCACTGAAGCAGAATGGGAGAAGGCAGCCCGAGGTCCCAAAGGCAATCTCTATCCTTGGGGAAATAAGACCGCAAATTGCAAGCTCGCAGTCATAGAAGAAGGCAATCGAAAAGGTTGTGTTTCCAGAAAATTAAATCCTCCGAATCTAATGCCTACTGCCCCGGTTGGGTCGAGACCGGCAGGAGCTTATGGCTTATTCGATATGGCAGGCAATTCTTGGGAATGGGTCCAGGATTGGTATTCGGAAAGTTATGCGGCATGTGGAGAAGCTTGTAGCGGAAAAGACCCCAAAGGACCTTGCAAAGGCGAGGAATCCTGTCCAGGTTTCACCAGAAAGACCTTGAAGGGAGGCTCATGGTGGTGGCCTGCAGAATATGCAAGAGGCTCCAAGAGAAGGTCTCATCTTCCCCAAAACTTCCCTGAATACCACCATTTCGGATTTCGTTGCGCCAAAGATCCGGGCTAG
- a CDS encoding LIC11213 family lipoprotein, whose translation MEQEMMRQTKERFIRYGAIALLLSYCFLFTNCENSGADQKRDPHLYSLLSTSIPTTFVCADPQPAFASLNQQGAIIASCGSCHSGSTINGGVDVTSYSSLKSQTVSGNASMSVFYRVLLPGNIMSQYTTSALNQAVYCWIQGGTNP comes from the coding sequence GTGGAACAAGAAATGATGAGACAAACAAAAGAACGATTCATTCGATACGGAGCCATCGCTTTGCTTCTATCCTATTGTTTCTTGTTTACGAACTGCGAGAACTCGGGTGCGGATCAAAAAAGAGATCCGCATCTATATAGCCTTCTCTCTACAAGCATCCCTACAACCTTCGTTTGCGCGGATCCTCAACCTGCATTTGCAAGTTTGAATCAACAAGGAGCGATCATTGCCTCTTGCGGAAGTTGCCACTCTGGATCTACTATCAATGGTGGCGTAGATGTAACCAGTTACTCTTCTCTAAAATCCCAAACCGTTTCCGGAAATGCGAGCATGAGCGTTTTCTATAGAGTATTGCTTCCTGGCAATATAATGTCCCAATACACTACATCTGCCTTAAACCAAGCAGTCTATTGCTGGATCCAAGGAGGAACCAATCCATGA
- a CDS encoding DUF2147 domain-containing protein: protein MSILSLLFLFAYVGLSADPAPVTGVWRTFSDNGKEESTVEIYEQSGKIYGKILSLVDPNDKDGKPARCTECDGPEKDKPVLGMVIIKGLGPEGDKWSGGRILDPNDGVWYKCNLKAVEGGKKLEVRGYVGFSLIGRSQFWVKK from the coding sequence TTGTCTATTTTATCCCTTTTATTTCTTTTCGCGTATGTCGGATTGTCTGCGGATCCTGCTCCAGTAACAGGAGTTTGGAGAACGTTCAGCGACAACGGAAAAGAAGAATCTACTGTAGAGATCTATGAACAAAGTGGAAAGATCTACGGAAAGATACTAAGCTTGGTCGATCCGAATGATAAGGACGGAAAGCCTGCTCGTTGCACCGAATGTGACGGACCTGAAAAAGACAAGCCAGTACTCGGCATGGTCATTATAAAAGGTCTTGGTCCAGAAGGAGACAAATGGTCCGGAGGACGCATTTTGGATCCGAATGATGGTGTTTGGTACAAATGCAATTTGAAAGCTGTTGAAGGCGGCAAGAAATTAGAAGTACGCGGATACGTGGGCTTTTCTCTTATAGGTCGCTCTCAGTTTTGGGTCAAAAAATAA